The nucleotide window ACAGATCTCAGTGCCATAGAGCTTAATTTAGAACCACCAAGATATTTAGAAGAGTTGCTAATTCCATTCGCTGCCACTAATGTGGCATTTGCATTTGAGTTCGCCCCTGCTTCAGCCGCAATTCTTGTACTTCGTCTAGCGCCAGAATCAGAAAACAACCTCCCAGAAATCTGAAAACAAGTTAGGGAAACTTAAATAGAGATatggaaaggaaaaagaaaagaaaagtcaaATTAATCACAAGTTTCACAAACTAGATATAGATGGTTAGCACAGGATTCTTCCCACTCAAGAAACACCAACATTCTAACAGTTTGCACAAACTTCTAGTTTTGTGCCTTATGCATTATCTCAAAGCATGAGAGACAAGATATGCAACATTATGCTATTTGGAattcaaaaaattattaaaatttctaATCAAGGCAAACatattaaaaacataaaaacttagGATCAGAAGATATATTGGAAGGGGGCAGAGAAATGTGCAAGTTTTAACCTTCCGTAATTTCCCCTCATCAACAAATTTCCTTCGAGGGGCTTGAATATTAGAGTTCACAATTGACTTCGGAGAGTTATCAGTAATGAGCATGCTAGTATTTGGAGCATTTAGCTGTGCATTCCTACATAAAGGTGGTGGCACAACACCTGAAAACTGCAAAATGTTGGTTCAGTCAAATGAATATAAGCCTTTGAAAACAAAACCAAACTAAAGAAATCAAAGTCTATGACATACTGTTGTCCAAATTAATAAAAGATTGGGCATTCTCTATAAAGATTAGAAGCAAGTTGGTCATTGTTTCAATGCAAAGGATAACATACTAACTTGACCTAGAGTAAACATTGAAAACAAAATGCAAATCTCTGTAAGCCTACCATTAACCCATGATTTGACATAATTCATTCTGTCATACCTGTGTGGCCATTGTTGAAGGAGTATTATATAATGGTAAGTTTGGAAGACCACCATTAGTAGGTTGATAGACAGCTCCTAATGTTGCAGCTCCAGGAATACCTTTAAGGTTATCGCCTTGAGTGCGCTTCAACTGCCTTGGACTAAGATCTTCTGAGCCAAAGTTTCTAGTGGAGAGTAAACTGCAGTCCTCATTGGAGATATGCATGTTTTGGGAAGCTGATGCATGGTTTATGTTCTGCTTTTGAATGCAAAGAGCAGCCGAATCACCAAAAAATGCAGTTGCCTCTTCAGCAGCACCTAGAACATTCAAAAAGGGAAGGCTtttacttaaatcaattagaatataAATAAAACATGATAGAATTTTACTTAAATTACATGGGGAAAAAACATATATGCACTAAGAAAATGAAACTATATTTCTCAACTAGAAAGACTTTTCTGATTCAGAATGCTGGACACAGGACAGAAAAGAGAATAGAGCCATGTGGTGTTTGTTGAACAGACCTAATACACACAGCTCCTCGTATGCAGCCCACAGTAAAGGATCTATAGCCAAAGCCTGCTTGAAGTTATGAATGGCACTTTTCCGTCTATCAGTATAACTGAGCCAAATAAACTTTTGATGGATGAGGATCTGATATATCAATATATGACATTATGATCTAAAAAGTGATAGCATATGAATATAtcactaaataaaataaataaataaataacgatTGTCAACAATTAAACTGGTTCAGATATTCAAACATGATGCTATGCCCATAACATTTTGTTTGACAAAGGGATAAAGAAACAGCTAAGAAAAGAACTTTTGCTTTATAAGGTTTTGCAGGATGCTGGATGCACTATTGTTCTATAGCttctaaaaagaaaacaaatagttCAACAACAATGAGATCTCAGTGACCAGTAAAAATCTTAAGTAGCAACACTGGCTGAAGAAATATTTCAGAGGCAACAAAAAGGAAAAGTGCTGTGTTACTtatctttcttccttttcttttttgtGTTACATGTAAATACAAGTCTACAAATTAAAGAGGAAGTTTAAGCCACCTTCAGAAAGAAAATGGATGCAGTAACAAGGACAACCCAATAAGGGTGTCTATAACTTGCACTTAAACTCTAGAATTATGGGGGTTATAACACTTCTCTATAAGAATAGAGTGAAAAACCTGTGAATAAGCCCAAGAAGGTAATGCCCAGCTGCATTATTTGGAACCTGCACAGAAAAGAGACACAAAAATGAGCAAGTGTTGCTCATCTAGGAAAGGATGTCAGCAAGCACAAACTAAAACCACGCATAGGGCAATAATAAATTTCAAGGCTTCAAACATATCGAGATCTTAAATTCATACCATGGACTTCTTGTGAAAACAATTAAACTATGCGgaatttttttatctttatataaatttattagacaatttaaaaattaaattaaagatctTTAATTCCTTTTGAGGAAAGTACAGTTTACAAATGGGAAATGACACGAATGTTTTCTGTATGAACAATCTCATATATACCTCAGCATTAGGCTCATTAGCAGGACATAATGCTGTTTCAGCTTCATTTAGGAGATTCATCTGAAAGCATGATATCGCAAACAAGTAGCGGGATTGAGCCTTTTGTGTGCCTTCAAGTAATAACggacaaagaagaagaaagatgCATAAATAAGCAACACTTATATGaataaattccaaaaaaaaaaaaaccgataAATCCAAACAGGAAAAATCAATGATTTGATGCAGCCAAGATCACTGGAAGTCACCAAAAAGCTGAAAAATGGTAACAAGAAAAACTTATATCACCTTTTAGAATATGATATGCAGAGCAAGCTTGATTATTTTGCAAATAGCATCCAGCCAACAATTGTAAATTTGTCTGCACATGAGAGAAATTAATCATTGAGTCAGACAAACTAAGTAGAATGAAAAGCAAAACAAATGAGAGAGGTTTTCTTGTATAGAAATAGAACAGCGTCTTTCCTTATGATAACATAATCATTCAGCAAAAATAAGGACTAAAATACACAAAGAGCACAAATATTTGATGAATAATATTAGTGTAATATATTAGTAGATGTCATTCCCAAAATGAGTCACAAATGAACATTTAAAATcaactaaaaaataaaattcaattttgCTTGGTTATCTTCCGAAAGTTACATTACCAAGCTTGCTTAATGCTGCAGTGAAGTAAGCATCCTGTCAAGAAAATCATCCAGGGAAACTTCTGTGGTTTCTCAACTCACCCAAAATTTTATAACTTAAAAGAGTTAGTCAACTCTAATAAACACAAAATTAGTGCAGTAAAATGTCAAATTAATGATAAAATAATTGCAACTGAATGTGAAAAAAGCACATAGTGCAGTGCCTCTGCTTAGCTACAacgaaacctttttttttttggttggggAGGGGGGGGCGGTGGCGGTGGTGTTAATGACCAAACAAATCAAACCTTTGGTTGAATTTATAATTACCGCCAATCTTTTTAACTTTGCCAATTATACACAttgatttcaaatttcaaaaaagcatgacacaaaattCTCATATTGCTAATTAGACATGTtctataaaaaaattttcatatgTTCATTTGATATTTAAAGTGTTCCCTTGTAAAAAAAATattgtttaaaatttaaattaaaatagtaggaaaagaaaaataatgaTCTTTTCATTGCATTTTCTACCCTTAAATACGCTTAATCAaacttttataaataaaatatatatatcacCTCAACAAATTGGGAGTTTTTGCCCTATACTCCTCAAGTTACATGTTTGGCTATAAACAACACCAATGTGAAAGACTTTGTATATATAATTGATTAAAAAGACTGGCTATCATTGCAAATTTTACCAAAGATTTGAATATTTTCGGTTCTTACACTTTTCTTTTTCCCTAAATTTCCAAACAACAAAGGGCCACTTAGAATCCATGTTTGGATTGAGGGATTTGCCCCATGGATTTGGATCTGGACTACATACATTGTTTGGATATTCtaaataatttagatttggtCCAAGGTAATGCATTCATGATAAGCCTAAAACTTCAAGATTTAAAATAACTACTTTTACTTTGTTATTTCAAATCTCACTACAATAAAATGTATGATATCACAACTTCTAAACCCTCTCATAGAAATTCTTTTTATTAGCCAAATAaaagatttttaaatttatgaatttcaaaTTCTAAATTTAAATCTAACATTTGAAATCCAAAAAATCCAAATAACCTTAGTCCCTTTGATGTCATACTTGTCCTGAAATTTTGACTTCCTAGCTGTAAAGGGATCTAGCCATGCTTCTAGTCTTCTACAGCCATTACTATAAATAAATATGACCAGCGTTTGCAATAGTTTCTGTTCTTCATAAATCTAAAAGAGGGAAGTTTAAACAAGCTAACTACGATGCTTGTGCTACAAATGAAAAATGCTTCAtaacaaaatgaaaattttctaaattaattaccAGCATAAATAGCCAAATTTATTAAAAACGCTGCAGAAACCAATCTTATTGGTTAAAAATTATGCTCCTTTTTTGTTTTGCAGATAAACAGTAAGAATAAGAAGCACAAGAAGTGAAAATACGCATCTGTCAACTGTTCATTAGGGGAAAATTTCCGTTTTATTTTCCTGCGGTTTCTCAGTGGCCAAACATAATGCCCCCAAAAAatgtttgattaaaaaaaaaaaagaaacaggaAAATTTGAATTTTCAAGGGGAATAGTACCTCAGAGGGGAACTCGGCACAGAGACGCTCGCACATGAAAATGGCGTTCCGGTACATGAAATGGCGGAGACTGTTGTTTACACAGTCTACCAGTATCGCTTCCATGGCTTCGATTCAGAGAGACACACACACACGGAGACAGCAACAAACGTATTTTTTTCTTGGGGGTTCTCTAGGTTCAAAATAGAGCGGCACGTGGTCCTCTTTTGTTTCAAATCATTCTCACGTGACTTCTTTGTTTGAGAAGAAAGACGGCAGTTCGTTTTATGATGGGGCAAAAATTACCTAATATTCTTAATATCTAAATTTGTATCAAACCTTATTACTATTACCTTAAAAATACTTAATctgtttaaatttatatattttaattaataatttatataaaattttttttattaataatttatattttaaaaatttaatgttattatcaatatttaaattttatttatttaaaatataatatatatatatatatatatataaatttataaatattattataaaaaatatatacattttatatttaattaattatttatataaataatttaaataattgatacctaatatataaaatttaacttGATCAAAACttaatatgatataataaatttaaatatatactacTCAAATATGTTCTAATAAAATTCAATTGGATAAGATACTATTTTATTTACCCATTTATTTATcatgtatttttttaaaattactattttatttttaatttttatcaatattaatacttttatccattattttaataaatatattaaaacaatctctaaaatttaattttgtctccttatttaatttttatatatttcataatttaaaataaattaaattattatttcattttaaaattttactattattaatattttttttccttccctttttcagATTTCCCTTAGTTTTCACCTCGCTTTTTCTTGTCCCTCTCTTTCTTAGTTTCCCACTCATTACTTCTATTTTTATAAGACAGAGAGAACAATGAAAGAACAAATACTGTagataagataaaataaaaattcatgaATTTAGTTATTAACCATTATCGTCTAAACTGGTTAATTGAAAATATACTACTCTTCCAATCCCTTACTAAAAAAACCATTATCATgttcaaattattcatttgaattgccaacttatccaaacacAATAACTTAATTAACATATAGTAtgataaattttatatgaatttcatcataattaataatcaaaatttatttgtgCTAGAGCAATGGTAAAAACTTCTTTCAGCAAAATAAAAGTAATGAACTTCAGTTCCAAGTTCTAACTAGTTGCCAAACTATAAGCAGGAATTTTGGCTAGTTTTCGCCGCTTCATTCCTACTCTAATCCTTTCAACCTCTTGCCACAAGCCTCTACTAGCGTATATGTTAGACAAAACCACATAAACCCCATCATTCCAAGGTTCCAGCTCCTGTAAATGCTTAGCCACCCACTCTCCCATCTTCACATCCCCATATTTCTCACAGGCACCCATCAAACACCCCCATATTACCACATTCGGCTTCATTGGCATCCCCTCCACAATCTCTCTAGCCTCTTTAAGCAGCCCCACTCGGCCAAGAAGATCCACCATGCACCCATAGTGCTGCATCTGCGGCATTATACCATAAACATTCCTCATCATATCAAAGAAATACCTTCCCTCCTGTACCTTACCACCGTGGACACAAGCACTTAGCACTCCCACAAAAGTCACATGGTTAGGCCTCACATCGGCTTCTCTCATGTAATGAAAACACTCCAGAGCTTCATTGACATGCCCATGCATTGCATAACCTACAATCATGGACGTCCAAGATGACACATTTTTTTGGCCAATCCTAGAAAACACCCTACCCGCTAAGTCCATTCTACCACATTTTCCATACATGTCAACAAGCGAATTCAGCATCAAAATATCCGGTTTCCCAAAATTCTTGGCATGAAAAACATATTTATGCAACTGAATAGCCAAGTCCAAATCCCCTAAATTCCCACAAGCAGATGTTACACTAACCATGGTCACATCATCTGGCTCCAATCCACATCTCCTCATCTCCAAAAACAGCTCAATCGCTTCCTTGGCACGCCCACCTTGAGCTAGGCCTCCTATAATAGCATTCCAAGAACCCAACTTTCTTTCATGATTTTCCTCAAACAACTTATAAGCATTGTTAAATTCCCCAGACTTTGCATACAAGCTGATAAGACCACTCTCGCAATATTCATTCGATTGAAGGCCAAGCCTTATGGCAACGGAATGAAGCTGCCTACCAATATCAATAGCGAAAAGCTGGCACGTAGCTTTTAAGATGATGGGAAGAGTATAACAATCAGGCGAGACACTGGCTCGAGACATAGAGACATAGACTTTCAGTGCTTGGGCAGGAGCATCTAGTCTGGTATACGATCTTATTATGTTATTCCAATGAAATGGGGCGGTATAGAAGTCGAGCATCTGAGTAAGGATAACATGGGCATAAATTTGGTTCAGTTCCGGTAAGCTGGTGCAGTTTGATAACTGGGTTGCTATGGCTTGCGCTGGGTCCTGAGTTGAATGTGGCGATGGAGGTGGGGTTTTTAGATATTGTATACCAGAAGGTAAAGTGCTAAAAGCAAGACTGTGGCTAAGATGATGGGAAATAATTCGGTGTTTGAAGGCGGAGGATTTAGCGAAGCCGGGAAGAAGAAGACGGTGGAAGCCGTTCATAAGTCTGGTTGTCAGATCTTTGAGTTCTCGGCGTCGTATagatttcccacttcaatttagCCAAGCCCAAAAGACGGATTTTAGGCCCAGTCATGAGCCGAAATGATCTCAAACATCTTCCTCCTCACGAAATCTGACATGCAATGCAAAAGCACTTTCGCAGAGAGAATCAAGCAGGAAATAGTCAAATACATTTTCCAGCGAAGAGTATTCTTTAATGGATGCCGATAACCAACCACCGAGGGACTTGAATCCCGTGACTGATGGTCAAACGGATGAAATCGATCCGTCAAGCACGGTTCTCAATCTCACCAGCTTCCAGCTCCATAATCTCGACTCAGTTGAGatatatttttccttttttttttggcaGGAGCTGGT belongs to Hevea brasiliensis isolate MT/VB/25A 57/8 chromosome 4, ASM3005281v1, whole genome shotgun sequence and includes:
- the LOC110641776 gene encoding cell division cycle protein 27 homolog B-like isoform X7 → MEAILVDCVNNSLRHFMYRNAIFMCERLCAEFPSETNLQLLAGCYLQNNQACSAYHILKGTQKAQSRYLFAISCFQMNLLNEAETALCPANEPNAEVPNNAAGHYLLGLIHSYTDRRKSAIHNFKQALAIDPLLWAAYEELCVLGAAEEATAFFGDSAALCIQKQNINHASASQNMHISNEDCSLLSTRNFGSEDLSPRQLKRTQGDNLKGIPGAATLGAVYQPTNGGLPNLPLYNTPSTMATQFSGVVPPPLCRNAQLNAPNTSMLITDNSPKSIVNSNIQAPRRKFVDEGKLRKISGRLFSDSGARRSTRIAAEAGANSNANATLVAANGISNSSKYLGGSKLSSMALRSVTIRKGQSWSNENWDEGIHNETFDDSHANVTITNYTSSPFGDARSLETEGASMPVSGAIMSASRVLSGASEILGLLRILGDGYRLSCLYRCQDALDIYMKLPHKHYNTGWVLSQVGKAYFELVDYLESASFFSLARQASPYSLEGSDIYSTVLYHLKEDMKLSYLAQELISTDRLAPQSWCAMGNCYSLQKDHETALKSFQRAVQLNSRFAYAHTLCGHEYVALEDFENGIKSYLSALRIDARHYNSWYGLGMLYLRQEKFEFSELHFRMAFQISPHSSVIMSYLGTALHALKLWR
- the LOC110641776 gene encoding cell division cycle protein 27 homolog B-like isoform X6, with the translated sequence MEAILVDCVNNSLRHFMYRNAIFMCERLCAEFPSETNLQLLAGCYLQNNQACSAYHILKGTQKAQSRYLFAISCFQMNLLNEAETALCPANEPNAEVPNNAAGHYLLGLIHSYTDRRKSAIHNFKQALAIDPLLWAAYEELCVLGAAEEATAFFGDSAALCIQKQNINHASASQNMHISNEDCSLLSTRNFGSEDLSPRQLKRTQGDNLKGIPGAATLGAVYQPTNGGLPNLPLYNTPSTMATQFSGVVPPPLCRNAQLNAPNTSMLITDNSPKSIVNSNIQAPRRKFVDEGKLRKISGRLFSDSGARRSTRIAAEAGANSNANATLVAANGISNSSKYLGGSKLSSMALRSVTIRKGQSWSNENWDEGIHNETFDDSHANVTITNYTSSPFGDARSLETEGASMPVSGAIMSASRVLSGASEILGLLRILGDGYRLSCLYRCQDALDIYMKLPHKHYNTGWVLSQVGKAYFELVDYLESASFFSLARQASPYSLEGSDIYSTVLYHLKEDMKLSYLAQELISTDRLAPQSWCAMGNCYSLQKDHETALKSFQRAVQLNSRFAYAHTLCGHEYVALEDFENGIKSYLSALRIDARHYNSWYGLGMLYLRQEKFEFSELHFRMAFQISPHSSVIMSYLGTALHALKVLPLEK
- the LOC110641762 gene encoding pentatricopeptide repeat-containing protein At1g77170, mitochondrial; amino-acid sequence: MNGFHRLLLPGFAKSSAFKHRIISHHLSHSLAFSTLPSGIQYLKTPPPSPHSTQDPAQAIATQLSNCTSLPELNQIYAHVILTQMLDFYTAPFHWNNIIRSYTRLDAPAQALKVYVSMSRASVSPDCYTLPIILKATCQLFAIDIGRQLHSVAIRLGLQSNEYCESGLISLYAKSGEFNNAYKLFEENHERKLGSWNAIIGGLAQGGRAKEAIELFLEMRRCGLEPDDVTMVSVTSACGNLGDLDLAIQLHKYVFHAKNFGKPDILMLNSLVDMYGKCGRMDLAGRVFSRIGQKNVSSWTSMIVGYAMHGHVNEALECFHYMREADVRPNHVTFVGVLSACVHGGKVQEGRYFFDMMRNVYGIMPQMQHYGCMVDLLGRVGLLKEAREIVEGMPMKPNVVIWGCLMGACEKYGDVKMGEWVAKHLQELEPWNDGVYVVLSNIYASRGLWQEVERIRVGMKRRKLAKIPAYSLATS